Proteins found in one Deinococcus detaillensis genomic segment:
- a CDS encoding excisionase family DNA-binding protein, with protein MITPFLPTLADTQAAQRQLEQLRNVPSAASPRLAELLDEVLSQLAAGRAVQVVALEREVSTQQAAELLGVSRPYLVKLVEAGALPHRKVGPRRRLHLEDVLAYRTRLKQTREDALQALADDLQEMGLD; from the coding sequence ATGATCACACCTTTTTTGCCGACGCTGGCAGATACCCAGGCCGCACAACGTCAGCTTGAGCAGCTCCGCAATGTGCCCAGCGCCGCCTCGCCCCGGCTCGCCGAACTGCTGGATGAGGTGCTCAGCCAGCTCGCGGCTGGCCGGGCCGTGCAGGTGGTGGCGCTGGAGCGTGAAGTCAGCACCCAGCAGGCCGCCGAACTGCTGGGGGTCAGCCGTCCGTACTTGGTCAAGCTGGTGGAAGCTGGGGCACTGCCGCATCGTAAAGTCGGCCCGCGCCGCCGCCTGCATTTGGAAGATGTGCTGGCCTACCGGACGCGGCTCAAGCAGACCCGGGAAGACGCCTTGCAAGCCCTGGCCGATGACTTGCAGGAGATGGGTCTGGATTGA
- a CDS encoding protein NO VEIN domain-containing protein, with the protein MPRKLAVRRIQHSELTYFQPLFERIKTDAEAVGRKGSKQKAINLDKAVLIDMFYPMLASARNGEFGIVLNVFGPDDSRLQSVGRKISKPKAKKESDSKNWRLHGATIRNPLSDPDRYDVIEANDFLVMEFFDAPDGTPGIVNLQVMSRSLATVAGITADLDDLFRNRLNMVAISESTMANLCARTALLKVDPLSVFSEEETLIEAALTGDPVAVERVLRRRRIVTRQQVLDRQRAGDENGLTGEALVFTWLDAEKAAGRITDFTHDSTVNAVQPHDFTILSADSTTYIDAKTTSGRHVDPFHMSGGELIFAATSAEEYRIYRVSEVTSTSGVLRVSSDARPLARTVAEILDTLPEGIRSTSVTIRPGLLEWSEPVPVSLPPQPPEA; encoded by the coding sequence ATGCCCAGAAAACTTGCCGTCCGCAGGATCCAGCACAGTGAACTGACGTACTTCCAGCCTCTCTTCGAGCGCATCAAAACCGATGCCGAGGCCGTGGGAAGAAAGGGCAGCAAGCAGAAAGCCATCAACCTTGACAAGGCCGTTCTGATCGATATGTTCTATCCGATGCTGGCATCCGCCAGGAATGGTGAGTTTGGCATCGTGCTGAACGTTTTCGGGCCGGACGACAGCCGCCTGCAGTCCGTTGGGCGGAAAATCTCCAAGCCAAAGGCGAAGAAGGAAAGCGACAGCAAGAACTGGAGACTGCACGGCGCGACTATCCGCAACCCGCTGAGCGACCCTGACCGGTACGACGTGATCGAGGCAAACGACTTTCTCGTCATGGAGTTCTTCGACGCGCCGGACGGTACACCGGGCATCGTCAACCTGCAGGTGATGAGCAGGAGCTTGGCTACAGTGGCAGGGATCACTGCAGATCTCGACGACCTGTTTCGAAACCGCCTGAACATGGTGGCCATCTCCGAGAGCACGATGGCTAATCTGTGCGCCCGGACGGCCCTACTGAAGGTTGATCCTCTGTCGGTGTTCAGCGAAGAGGAGACACTAATCGAAGCGGCACTCACAGGCGACCCTGTCGCTGTCGAGCGGGTCCTCCGGCGGCGCAGGATCGTCACGCGTCAGCAGGTGCTCGACCGACAACGCGCTGGTGATGAAAACGGCCTGACCGGCGAGGCCCTGGTCTTCACTTGGCTCGACGCAGAAAAAGCAGCCGGGCGAATCACAGACTTCACGCATGACTCGACGGTGAATGCTGTCCAGCCTCACGACTTCACCATACTGTCCGCGGACAGTACGACGTACATCGATGCAAAGACGACCAGCGGCCGGCACGTGGACCCGTTCCACATGTCCGGAGGCGAACTCATCTTCGCTGCCACCTCAGCAGAGGAGTACCGGATCTACCGCGTTTCCGAGGTCACCAGTACATCCGGAGTACTCCGGGTCAGCTCAGACGCCCGGCCCCTCGCCAGGACAGTGGCTGAGATTCTGGACACCCTGCCGGAAGGCATACGCAGCACCTCGGTGACCATCAGACCAGGCCTGCTTGAGTGGAGTGAGCCCGTACCGGTCAGCCTGCCGCCTCAGCCACCGGAAGCGTAG
- a CDS encoding very short patch repair endonuclease, producing the protein MTTDVLTPEQRHLNMTRIRSQDTKPELTVRRVLHASGLRYRLQVRDLPGKPDLVFPRYRAVLFVHGCFWHMHGCPLFKWPKSREEFWRTKLGRNAERDAEVETRLLETNWRVLTVWECALKGKGRISETELASRVRVWLEGSEPTGTVAGTYASGG; encoded by the coding sequence ATGACCACAGACGTCCTGACTCCGGAGCAGCGTCACCTGAACATGACACGCATCCGGAGTCAGGACACGAAACCAGAGCTGACGGTTCGCCGGGTACTGCATGCCTCAGGACTGCGGTACCGCCTTCAGGTGCGCGACCTGCCTGGAAAGCCCGATCTGGTCTTTCCAAGGTACCGGGCCGTGCTGTTCGTACACGGCTGCTTCTGGCACATGCACGGCTGCCCGCTGTTCAAATGGCCGAAAAGCCGGGAGGAGTTCTGGAGAACGAAGCTCGGCCGGAATGCCGAGCGTGATGCTGAAGTCGAGACCCGCCTCCTGGAGACAAACTGGCGTGTTCTCACGGTATGGGAATGCGCTCTCAAAGGGAAGGGCCGGATCAGTGAGACAGAGCTGGCCAGCCGGGTGCGTGTGTGGCTGGAAGGAAGTGAGCCGACTGGCACCGTCGCCGGCACCTACGCTTCCGGTGGCTGA
- a CDS encoding DNA cytosine methyltransferase gives MTYLSKALRIADGARPRVLDIFSGAGGISLGFHAAGFRIAANLEIDAHAAATHGHNFHPGSPEHAVARDITETMPQQLADALGLGPVSEAFDVLVGGPPCQAYARVGRSKLREIAEHPEAFLHDHRASLFEKYLAYVTACQPLALLMENVPDIMNQRGVNVAEVMAEALDEAGYTVAYTLLNAAFYGVPQMRERMFLVAYRQELGQPVVFPKATHDIDLPIGYEGSRQVALKVLNVAGDLFGESTDHHYVDAPRTVQDPADAITTGEAIGDLPVITEHLTGEMSRGARRFDGPVMPYRKDVRPTPYVQLMRTWKGFETPGGVRDHAIRSLPRDYMIFRRMNPGDQYPEALKHAHDLFREKLMALEDEGRPIKQDSDLWHELRSSMIPPYDPGKFPNKWRKMEGDAPARTLLAHLGKDGYSHIHPDSAQARTISVREAARLQSFPDGFVFRGTMNPAFKQIGNAVPPLMSKAIAEKIMAAITAGAAHMVGAAEERVLVAQTA, from the coding sequence ATGACCTATCTGAGCAAGGCACTCCGGATTGCCGATGGTGCTAGGCCTCGCGTGCTGGACATCTTCTCGGGAGCAGGCGGTATCAGCCTGGGTTTTCACGCTGCCGGGTTCAGGATCGCCGCGAACCTCGAAATTGATGCACACGCTGCAGCCACGCACGGACACAACTTTCACCCAGGAAGTCCCGAGCACGCTGTGGCACGCGATATCACTGAGACCATGCCGCAGCAGCTGGCGGACGCGCTCGGCCTTGGGCCGGTCAGCGAAGCTTTCGATGTACTCGTCGGCGGGCCGCCCTGTCAGGCCTACGCCCGCGTCGGCCGCTCAAAGCTGCGCGAGATCGCTGAGCACCCGGAAGCCTTCCTGCATGACCACCGGGCCAGCCTGTTCGAGAAGTATCTCGCGTATGTCACGGCCTGCCAGCCGCTGGCACTGTTGATGGAGAACGTGCCGGACATCATGAACCAGCGTGGCGTGAACGTCGCCGAGGTGATGGCTGAGGCGCTTGATGAGGCTGGCTACACGGTCGCCTACACCCTGCTGAACGCGGCGTTCTACGGAGTCCCGCAGATGCGCGAGCGGATGTTCCTCGTCGCCTACCGTCAGGAGCTGGGCCAGCCGGTGGTGTTTCCGAAGGCGACGCATGATATTGACCTGCCTATTGGGTATGAAGGTAGCAGGCAGGTTGCTCTGAAGGTGTTGAATGTGGCTGGCGACCTGTTCGGCGAAAGCACCGACCATCACTACGTAGATGCTCCGAGAACCGTTCAGGATCCGGCTGATGCCATCACGACCGGCGAGGCCATCGGCGACCTGCCGGTGATCACTGAACACCTGACCGGCGAAATGAGCCGGGGAGCCAGACGCTTCGACGGCCCGGTGATGCCGTACCGCAAAGACGTCAGGCCCACTCCGTATGTGCAGCTGATGCGTACCTGGAAAGGTTTCGAGACTCCCGGCGGTGTGCGTGACCACGCCATCCGCTCCCTGCCACGTGACTACATGATCTTCCGCAGGATGAACCCTGGCGATCAGTACCCGGAGGCACTGAAGCACGCGCATGACCTGTTCCGCGAGAAACTCATGGCACTGGAAGACGAAGGCCGCCCGATAAAGCAGGACAGTGACTTGTGGCACGAGCTGCGCAGCAGCATGATCCCTCCATATGACCCTGGAAAGTTCCCGAATAAGTGGCGGAAGATGGAGGGCGACGCGCCCGCGCGCACGCTGCTCGCTCACCTCGGCAAGGACGGCTACAGCCATATCCACCCGGACAGCGCGCAGGCCCGCACTATCAGCGTGCGCGAGGCAGCTAGACTGCAGAGCTTCCCCGACGGCTTCGTGTTTCGCGGAACCATGAACCCGGCCTTCAAACAGATCGGCAACGCCGTGCCACCGCTGATGTCGAAGGCGATCGCCGAGAAGATCATGGCGGCTATTACAGCGGGCGCGGCACACATGGTGGGAGCGGCAGAAGAACGGGTTCTGGTTGCGCAGACGGCATGA